The Xenopus laevis strain J_2021 chromosome 4L, Xenopus_laevis_v10.1, whole genome shotgun sequence genomic sequence ctggtacaactgatgtttttgcttcagaaatacaactatagttgatataaagaagctgctgtgtagctattggggcagccattcaagcacaggatacacagtagaaagcagataagttctaaagaataccattatgtactacagagcttatctgttatctgctgtgtatcctgtgccttttcttccttttcagctttgaatggctgcccccatggctacacagcagcttctttatataaactatagttttaccagtgcagcataaaagttcattatattttcattgctttaagactctttcattttttggtgttactgttctgttAAGTTTACGAGACTATCCTTGTTTTAGTCAGCAATGAAAGCTTTATTATAGGCTGTCGTTCATGGTGTTTGGCCACATTGCATCTTGTCTGAGATCCCATTGTAATCTGGAGCAATTCCACTGACAGCCAAAAATAGGTTGCATCCAATTTACCTGCTCCTCACTGATCACCTCCATGAAACCTCAGATAGGATGTAATGCTGCCAACCATGGCGTAAAAAATATATGCCAGCCTGATTTTTGGTTATCCTATCCTGATTTTTGGTTAACTCCTAAAATCAGGAGTTATTGGCGTTATTGTATACAGTAGGCAACAGATGCTCGAACATTTTAAACCCATTTTTCTCTCTGGTCTTCCTCATCTTGCATCCATTCACAGACACAACAAATTATAAATGCTTTGTGATATTTTTTGTATAGACCAGGAAGCCTATATACCTGATCACAAATGGAAACTAGTGTTAAGCAGTAGAAAAATGAACACAAGGCCAAACAGTGGCTGCTAGAGCCCCTTTCTCTTTCTATTGTTCCAGTAGATTTTCCTTTCCATAATCAGTGTGCATGGGAACACAGGTGGCATTTGGTGGTTCAGGTTGACCACTGGTATATTAAGGTAGTGGAGTATAATGGGGAAGGCATAGAGAGACTGAGATAGAGAGGGAATAAGAAATACAAAGAGACTAAAATCTGTAGATTAAGAAGTCAGAAATACACACCATTTTAATGAtcaaaataactgtaaaaatgtCATCTGTTAGGTATAGTAGATTTGGTGGTTTTCATATTCAgcattaaagggttagttcacctttaagttaacattttgcATGCTATAGAATTGCcatttctaagtaactttccaattgtcattatttattttctatagatttttctttattattatttgccttcttctgtcacattccagctttcaaatgtgggtcactgaccccatctaaataacaaatgctctgtaaggctacaaaggtattgttattgctactttttattactcatctttctatacaggccctctcctattcatattccagtctcttattcaaatcaatgcatggttgctagggtagttttaaccctagcaaccagattactgaaattgcaaactgaatagctgctgaattaaaagctaaataactcaaaacccacaactaataaaaaatgaaaacgaattacaaattgtctcagaatatcactctctacatcatactaaaagtttactcaaatgtgaacaacccctttaattactgaTTTCAGGAATACTGTATGTCGGAGTATTTACGGATGAGTGGCATCTACTGGGGCCTGACTGTTATGGACCTCATGGGAGAGCTGCAGCGCATGAACAAAGAAGAGATACTAGCATTTATCAAATCGTGCCAACATGATTGTGGTGGATTTAGTGCTAGTATTGGCCATGATCCCCATCTGTTGTATACCCTGAGTGCTGTGCAGGTACAGTGCCTTTTTCCTTAAATATTAACATTCCGTATAGCATGTGTATGGGTCGCCTGTTATTTAAATCATGGAGCTTTCTGGGAAAGATTATTCAGCTAATTATGTATCTTTGTATTACTGATTATTAGAGCCAAACTGTTACATGCTtttaaatgtcagaaaaaaaggGCAGAATATATTAGCAATAGagagaaaatgtatataatagaTGATGTTTATACTAGGCACTTGCTAGGCTTCCCATTGATTCCCTTTTTTACCTTCAGATCCTCACACTGTACGATAGCCTCTCTGCAGTTGACAGCAATAGAATAGTCGATTATGTGCAAAGCCTACAAAAAGAGGATGGATCGTTTGCTGGAGACAAATGGGGTAAAACAGTTCTCTTGCTTTTCATCTTTAAATAATGACTAAAACTCAACAACTAATTATGCCAAAAGTTTTTGGgattctgtatcagcccaaggcctTCACTATAGTGGCAGGTTCCAAATGATTTTTCTACTTATTGAGAGTACATGCACACAAAATCACACAATAAAATAAGTAATTAGTGCAAAATCTTCAACATTTATGACAGAGCTGGCCTTAGCTCCTCTAAAGCTGCCCAAAGCATGCCGAGCACATGTAGTGCCAGTGAAGCTTAAATGATAAGATGACTGCCGAGCAAGATCAGAAGATGATGAGCTGCTGTGTGTACTTTAAAGGACAGATTACAACTGTTATAGTGTTTGTtcactataaaaaatacagcatttctaatcaAAATCTTTTGTAAGCTTCAGTTTTTCCTTCAAATTATGTCGGTTTTGTCATCTCAAGTTAGAATAACAATTAAGATgcagtttaaattatatttcagtaACCAGTTAAACTCTCCATGACCAGTACATTGACTCTTTTTAATATCCTGAATGTATattgattttctcttttttttgcagGAGAAATTGATACACGATTCTCTTTCTGTGCTGTTGCAACACTTGCTCTTTTGGTAAGTTAGATGTGCATTTCTTATAAATGAGATGTGCAGAAAGCCACAATGCCTTCCTTTGTAATAGCGCTGTAATGTTTGCTTACCGGCAACACTATGTAGTTATCACACTGCGAGACTCAGGAAAATGTAGAATGTCACACTTGGGGAGTGCTATTATTTTTAGGAAGAAACTCCATCCCTTGCTACTTGCGTATAAAAAGTGGAGATGGATAATACTGTATTTAGGCTGTGGTTCATTCCTGTCTATTTAAAGTCAAgtcaatgtataatatatgtcttATCACTGTTGGATTGATCTATCTAAATATCTACCAACTAGATGGTATTACAAGGAAGCACAGCTCACCATACCATGTCTTATTatttaaagcagtgctgtccaactggtggcctgtgGGCCTGTCCAGCCCACGACCCCCTTCCGcatggccccccacatgaaagcctgcctgttatgactgcttaccttgtgtaaactttaaaatttatcagtactgagattaattggcccttgcattgtttacacctcaaattcagactataaactcctgcattgttcactttGGTAACACCTCTATTGTCCATTAGCCTAAagaatattatgttatattagcTGGGAACGGTGTGTAGTTTTGGGCTAGGTTTTAATTGTCTCTAAGAATAATTTACTAGCAAAAAGGCTACATTGCTCTACAAGTtacattttctctttcatttctcTGATTGCAGCAGTcttttaatatggttccaatttaagtattaaaggggaagtaaagactaaaatagaatacggctaaaaatgctgtattttgtatactaaacataaacataaatttactgcaccacaagcctaatcaaacaaatgatttatgctttcaaagtttgccacaagggatcaccatcttgtaaacatctttgcaagaccaagactgtgcacatgctcagtgtggtctgggctacttagggattgtcataaattatcaaaacgcagtcaaataatatcttccagaagctgataatcagaatatacagactgctcTGGGTCCTgtattgtcatgtaatctaatgtggattttagagtttttgtattgttttttacaaactttctccagctctgcagaaccagtggctgcaacaaaataatcctccaactAAATCTGGCTGTTGTCCATGCATCTGGAGCTGTAAatagtaaaggcaaaaataaaatccaatgcaaatctctacacagtcgctgactaccctacaaggaaacaaacaaagctgcttgagttctgcatggctgggaagtaaggcgggggctccctctgctgttcataagtatgattgtttccctgcagagcagttagggactgtctgacaattcctatccacagcagtaaatgaagggagaatttcactgcatacagtcaggtttcttgtaaaaacggaacacattttttaattaaagtatattggagatgggtttttttttcattaaagaaattaaaaagggtattgtattattttggctttacatgccctttaaagtttgTAACTCTTTCTTGCAGGGCAGGCTGGATGCTGTAAATATAGAAAAAGCCATAGAATTTGTTTTATCTTGTATGAACTTTGACGGTGGTTTTGGTTGCAGGCCAGGCTCGGAATCTCACGCAGGGCAGGTAAGAAGCCTTTCTGTATACAGAATAACAAGCCATTTGTATTTGCAGGCTAGAAACTGTAGAAAGTGCCCTAGTTGAGCTATAAGATGAATCTAAAAAATGTGCAAAGCGATAATTTGCctctacaatttttttgtaagcttaaaggggatgtttgcctttattacagtttttgaatataaacaaatgtgGCCATTTACACTATTTataatttggtttatttttaaaaaatgactagTTTTCAAAATACCTATCTGCAAATGCATCGCTGCATAGATCCTTAGGTCTCTTCTGTCTTCCTAAGCCAGGGGCTCACCTGGCTGTATAAAGTCCAGGCTACATAAGAATAACGTTACAGACAGAGCGGAGGAAGCACAGGTACTGATCAGATCAATGACTAGCAGGAAAGAATACACATGCGCACTAGCAAACGTTACCTGCATCTCACTGCCTTGTGACTACGTGTAAGGCCCCCTAGCTGGCAGAATGAAGAGACCTAAGGCTTTATGCAGAACTGCTGTTTACATGTAGATGTTTTGAAAAtgatccattttttaaaattaaaccaaATTGTACATATTGTTTAAATTGCCAAATATGTCTTTATTTAGAACATCCCCTTTAGACCCACCTATTTAATTTGTGTGGAAGCCTCcctgaaacaataaaaaacaaaaaggtaagCACAAAATACCAACAAGAAAACCAGTAATACCTTAGAAGCACTAGTGGGCATGTGTTATAGGACTGGGCACAGGATACTCGTCCTTCTTTGTTTAAGGTTAAGCAGGAGGAGACAGATGAGGTGTAAACTGGCAACCTGGTTCTGGCTTCAAAGTTTTTTAGAGTTGAGGtgcacatgtatacacaaaagcTACACTTCCTTGAGACAGACAATAGTGgtgtcatatactgtatttttcacTGCTGCACTATATAGTGGCAGATTCCAGTTCAATGTCCTAGTTTGAAGCACAAGGAAAGCAGAGCAGCTCACTAAGGCCTAGCGCTGCCTCCATATAGATCAATAGAAAATGCTCAGCCAATGACAGGCTGCAGGTGGAGATCATTTGGGAATAACAGATGGTTTCAGCATCTGCCATTGGCAGAATTGTATGTGATTTCTCAAGTGGCAAAGGGTTTTTGGATCACATTTGCTTTGACATCACCTTGACAATCAAAACACTTCAAAGTTTGTGAGGCACAGTTACCCATAGCCAGTACGATTCGTGCATAACAAAACTCCATATATTATAATGTAGACATATTACAATGTATAATTATTGGAATGTTACATTGTGAgtacatttgtaatatttatataattctaCATTGCAACTGTCACAtttctgtttattgttttattaactttttttgtgtttttattagcaaTAAGTGTTTTGCAGGCCGAGCTACATACCTTAAGCAGGCATGCATGTTGTTGAAAAACATaagttgctttttgttttttctctttggtttggaaaaaaaactttatatttttaagctAGCAACACAATCCAATGCCTGTAGCATCTCCCCATGTTGCCTGAAGCCGTAGCCTGGTGCAATGGTTATGCATAATTTACATAATATACAGTCTGCTCTTCCTGTTGTGATTCTGCTGCTGGCTACAGATATTATTGCTCAAGTTATGCATCTGTTTTATCTTGACTATTTCTGTAGTTATTTAATCACTGCCCGTATGCGCCTACAAAAAGCTTGGAGCATCCTTGTAATCAACATTCCATTGCAAGTCCCTCAAGTTTTTAGTATGTTAATATGGGATCTTTTGCAAATCTTGTAAACCAAAATAGCAAATGTCGAGGTTATAAAGTAGGATTATAAAATAAAAGAGGCAACTCAATCCAAATGAgctaaaatataatgttctgacTTTATTCTGGTAATGTACCACATGTTCCAATAGCAttcttaatgtttacattttaattcatAATCTAAATGGCCACAAACTGACAGAAGTGTGCAGATTTCATCCAGAAACGGGATGTAATTATAACTTCtgtgttctgtttttttgttcCTTCTTCAGTCTCATATAATATAGATTATGCAATAaatcatgtttttgtttattttttttacatgaattaaCAAACATAAGTTAATAAATTGtcactttctgttttttaattttagatctATTGTTGCACAGGATTCTTGGCCATAACAGACCAGTTGCACCAAGTAAATGCTGATTTGCTCGGCTGGTGGCTTTGTGAGCGACAACTGCCATCTGGTGGGCTCAATGGGCGACCTGAAAAGGtagaaagcaaatgtaattcaCTGTAAAATGATGGAGATCAATAGCAATTGCTTCCTCCCCAGACATTTGCATTTATTGAGCCTATTTAAAATGGTATCATCAAAGATGTCCTGTAAgtttgaacttggtggacttcaTGGTTCATATAAGCAAGGTTTAGGGCCAGTTCTAAATatgaaatgatttccattttctagcTTCTTAAAGTGCTGCTTATCAGACATTGACCTTTTCAGTGTCTGTCAGAATTTTCTATTTCAAAATTCTGCATTGCAGAAGAGGTTGAAGAAGACATGTTTTTGAACTTCTAGTTGCTCTAGAACAAGAGTTCCTATAGTACACAAGAAGGTTTTAGATATTCGTGCAACAGCAGCTGAATGACAGATACAGCACTATTATTTTATATCTGCAAACGTTTTATAACCTAAAAAAGGGCCTGATGAAAGGTTGGCCATCAAAGGGGGGTTTCCACTGAAAAGGCCCAAGAACCACTGATCTACAGGAAGGTGCCCCCATCTGAAGTAATCTCCTATTTGCCTTAGAGAGGGGTCCTTCCTTACATTATTGTCATGCCTctttttgttaaaaatgattgtaaAGCTTTGTGTAACCTGCTGCAGCTGTATCATGACAATAAAGAAAAGGGCATTAAGATCAGCCCTTGGATCAAGTTAATACTTGTTTGTTTCTGAAACCTCAtgttttctcacttgctaaaaaggcaaCTAACCCTGTCTATCAAATGTATCTGCCAGTTATACTGTTTCAAGGAAAGAATTCCACAGCACCATTGCTCTcactaaaggagaaataaaccccccccccttaaCTCCCCTTCACTGCCCCCCTCCAAGCTCCCTGCCCACAGTATTTATTCCCTTTAGAAGTCTCCCTTCTGCTGACCTGCTATAAAGTTGCAGAGTTGCACAGTGAAGTTAAAAGGCTCCATCTTCTGTCTgtgttctaaaaagaaaaaatactgcgGGGCAGGGAGCTGGAGAGCGGGGGCAGTAAAGCGAGCAGTGGAGAGGGTCAtgggtgtagttctcctttaagaaaaaaaatctttttgctctttaagATATTCTGTCTTATTAAGATAGCTGCTCCCTAGGTATGTTTGTGTTCTTACCATACACAGATCTCTATTTTTTTCAGCTACCAGATGTATGCTATTCATGGTGGGTGTTGGCTTCCTTAAAAATTATTGGAAGACTCAATTGGATTGATAGAGAGAAACTTCGCTTATTTGTTTTGGCTTGCCAAGATGAAGAGACTGGAGGTTTTGCTGATAGACCAGGAGACATGGTATGTTATTCAGTTCAGTGTCACTctgtcttttctttcttttagtaCAGTACTTTTCATTTTTCTGTAAGGCAGATTTCCCAGATTTATAAAGCCAGCAGTGTGGACTATTACTAATTTTGACTGAAATAAAGTTAGAATTTCATGTGCCAGAAACAAGTGGCTGCTTGGTCCGGCATTGGTTAAATATGAAATGGTGTTAGCAGGGCAGGAGAGAGCAAATTATAAGAAACCAACaagacatttaaaataaaaagtctttcAGATCAATGGAAAAGGTCAACCTAGTCATAAAGAATGAAAAGCAACTTTATACCAATGGGGTTGATCGCAGCTGTTCATTCCAAGCTTTACTTTCCTTTTTCCTAATCACAAAAggtctttggagttttgtttatctttggctgagctttcaacttccttttaatatagaacacaccttatgggaacagtagtatttcagcagtgaaaagtttattggattaacagaaaatatgcaatatgcatcataacaaaattagacaggtgcataaatttgggcaccccaacagagatattacatcaatacttagttgagcctccttttgcaaatgtaacagcctctagacacctcctatagcctttgaggaGTGTATtaattctggatggtggtatttttgaacatttgtccaaacaaaatctctccagttcagttaaatttgatggctactGAGCATGGAcatcctgcttcaaatcatcccatagatattCAAGTgggggggactgtgacggccattccagaatattgtacttctccctctgcataaatgcctttgtatatttccaagtgtgtttatggtcattgtcttgttggaatatccaacccctgcgtaacttcaactttgtgactgatgcttgaacttTATCCTGAAGAATGtttatattgggttgaattcatccgaccctcgactttaacaagagccccagtccctgaactaaccacacagccccacagcatgatggaacctccaccaaatttgacagtaggtagcaggtgtttttcttgaaatgtggtgttcttcagccatgcaaagagctttttgttatgaccaaataactacatttttgtcagtacaaagcactttgttccaaaatgactgtggcaactgtttgtggcgtgagtgcagaaagggccaccttaataccttttctcatgattggacacacc encodes the following:
- the rabggtb.L gene encoding geranylgeranyl transferase type-2 subunit beta; translation: MGTPQKDVVIKSDAPKALLLEKHAQYIESYGAKKDDYEYCMSEYLRMSGIYWGLTVMDLMGELQRMNKEEILAFIKSCQHDCGGFSASIGHDPHLLYTLSAVQILTLYDSLSAVDSNRIVDYVQSLQKEDGSFAGDKWGEIDTRFSFCAVATLALLGRLDAVNIEKAIEFVLSCMNFDGGFGCRPGSESHAGQIYCCTGFLAITDQLHQVNADLLGWWLCERQLPSGGLNGRPEKLPDVCYSWWVLASLKIIGRLNWIDREKLRLFVLACQDEETGGFADRPGDMVDPFHTLFGIAGLSLLGEERIKPVNPVFCMPEEILQRINIQPELVS